A single genomic interval of Chitinophaga sp. 180180018-3 harbors:
- a CDS encoding helix-turn-helix transcriptional regulator, protein MPKISAIDSYVTGQVKKRREELKLSQEDLSFRLNKSEGYISQFESHKRGKAFSVRMINELARALECSPKYFMPDHWFEEQA, encoded by the coding sequence ATGCCGAAGATTTCAGCGATAGATTCGTATGTAACAGGACAAGTAAAGAAACGCAGAGAAGAATTGAAGTTAAGCCAGGAAGATTTATCATTCCGATTAAACAAATCAGAAGGCTATATCAGCCAGTTTGAAAGCCACAAACGCGGGAAGGCTTTCAGCGTGCGGATGATTAATGAATTAGCCAGGGCATTGGAATGTTCCCCGAAGTATTTCATGCCTGACCATTGGTTTGAAGAGCAGGCATAA
- a CDS encoding RNA polymerase sigma factor, protein MNTDPLLQQLKEGDPGALKNLYTTYFNMLYAKAFSIVGDEFIAKDLVQNCFLEVYEKKTYLQVHTSLQAYLMVSIRRQCFLFIKEQRRKKAQMSRYMLTLEQPTDFISEKITQEDRACKGKELNKALGKLSPQEMKVLETVVFQGKTHKEAAAINGMNAGTLHTYIYRAFGKLKKYVSAS, encoded by the coding sequence ATGAACACCGATCCACTCCTGCAACAATTGAAGGAAGGAGATCCTGGGGCTTTGAAGAATCTCTATACCACCTATTTCAACATGCTTTATGCAAAGGCATTCAGTATTGTAGGTGATGAGTTTATCGCAAAAGACCTGGTTCAAAACTGCTTCCTGGAAGTGTATGAGAAAAAAACATACCTGCAGGTTCATACCTCTCTGCAGGCGTATCTAATGGTTAGCATTCGTCGTCAGTGTTTTCTGTTCATCAAAGAGCAACGGCGCAAAAAAGCCCAAATGAGCCGCTACATGCTAACCCTCGAACAACCTACCGACTTTATTTCCGAGAAGATTACCCAGGAAGACCGTGCCTGCAAGGGCAAGGAATTAAATAAAGCATTGGGTAAGTTATCACCGCAGGAAATGAAAGTCTTGGAAACTGTAGTGTTCCAGGGGAAAACGCATAAGGAGGCAGCGGCCATCAATGGCATGAATGCCGGCACTTTGCATACTTACATCTATCGTGCTTTTGGAAAGTTGAAAAAATATGTTTCAGCCTCATAA
- a CDS encoding FecR domain-containing protein, whose translation MNNEQRAYYEGLILRNYYNELSATEQLELHGALQNYPQVRAINQNLTHFLQTNRLPEKLEQQAILAEFGKFESQVHVQKTDRRLWLVAASIIVLVGASLLFFLIRHLPGVRKDNLTPLAGVQLKLANGSTHVMNVDFTIANNGFMQGTKDSLTIIDPSTEPGMNELIVPATYEYKLILADGSTVHMNADSKLRFSNDFKNIPEVYLEGEAYFEVTPDAKRVFLVHYPGGTVRVLGTSFNINTYLPQRPVTVLISGKVDLVAKDSVHALLSPGQAGTYTAGKWQIQSVDTAEALAWRQGVQYFNDIPLEEIVPVMERWYNVKVVLDGDAANVKLNTRLNKHRPLKEFLEMMATTSGLKYQEQENTIRIYR comes from the coding sequence ATGAATAACGAACAACGGGCATATTACGAAGGACTAATACTGCGCAATTACTATAACGAACTTTCAGCGACGGAGCAACTAGAACTGCACGGCGCATTGCAGAATTACCCGCAGGTACGGGCAATCAATCAGAACCTTACGCATTTCCTGCAAACCAATCGGCTGCCGGAAAAACTGGAACAACAGGCTATCCTGGCCGAATTTGGAAAATTTGAAAGTCAGGTCCATGTACAAAAAACGGATCGACGCCTTTGGTTGGTAGCGGCCAGCATTATCGTGTTAGTAGGCGCTTCGCTGTTATTCTTTTTAATCCGGCACCTTCCCGGCGTAAGGAAAGATAACCTCACCCCGCTTGCCGGGGTACAGCTAAAACTAGCCAATGGCTCTACACACGTAATGAACGTTGATTTCACGATAGCAAATAACGGCTTTATGCAGGGAACGAAGGATTCCCTAACCATCATAGATCCGTCCACTGAACCGGGAATGAACGAACTTATAGTGCCTGCAACCTATGAATATAAACTTATTCTGGCCGATGGTTCTACGGTGCATATGAACGCTGATTCAAAGCTGCGCTTCTCTAATGATTTCAAAAATATTCCCGAAGTATATCTGGAAGGTGAAGCCTATTTTGAAGTAACTCCTGATGCTAAAAGGGTCTTTCTTGTTCATTATCCCGGCGGTACGGTGCGGGTATTGGGAACCAGCTTTAATATTAATACGTATCTGCCGCAGCGTCCAGTCACCGTTTTAATCTCCGGCAAAGTAGACCTTGTTGCAAAAGATTCCGTCCACGCATTGCTTTCTCCTGGGCAGGCGGGAACTTATACGGCTGGCAAATGGCAAATCCAATCAGTTGATACAGCAGAAGCGTTGGCCTGGCGCCAGGGCGTGCAATATTTTAACGACATACCCCTGGAAGAAATCGTCCCTGTTATGGAGCGTTGGTATAACGTAAAAGTAGTATTGGATGGGGATGCAGCCAACGTGAAACTGAACACCCGCTTGAACAAACACAGGCCACTCAAGGAATTTTTAGAAATGATGGCAACGACTTCCGGGCTGAAATACCAAGAGCAGGAAAACACCATCCGCATTTACCGTTGA